The following are encoded in a window of Jeotgalibacillus aurantiacus genomic DNA:
- a CDS encoding F0F1 ATP synthase subunit delta: MSKSTVASRYAQALFELAVQHHQVDRIEEELRTVRQVFSENPELAQILQSPKWSKDQKKQLISTSFNGASEHVLHTLFILIDRRRINEAAAVADAYIERALNARGTAVAHVSSATKLSDADKQALSAAFAHKVGKQHLEIHNHVDSSLLGGVRIRIGNRIFDGTLRNKLNRLERELKR, encoded by the coding sequence ATGAGCAAATCAACTGTCGCTTCACGCTATGCCCAGGCACTTTTTGAGCTTGCGGTTCAGCACCATCAGGTAGACCGGATTGAAGAAGAACTTCGCACAGTGCGTCAGGTTTTCTCTGAAAACCCTGAACTGGCTCAGATTCTACAGTCACCTAAATGGTCTAAAGATCAAAAGAAGCAGTTGATTTCAACATCCTTTAACGGAGCTTCTGAACACGTTCTGCACACATTATTCATCCTGATCGACCGCCGCCGCATTAATGAGGCAGCAGCTGTCGCAGATGCGTATATTGAAAGAGCGTTAAATGCCCGCGGAACAGCGGTTGCACACGTATCATCAGCAACAAAACTCTCAGATGCAGACAAACAGGCTTTATCGGCAGCATTTGCCCATAAAGTGGGTAAGCAGCATCTTGAAATTCATAATCACGTAGACAGCTCACTTTTAGGCGGCGTACGTATTCGCATTGGAAACCGTATTTTTGACGGTACACTGCGCAATAAGCTGAATCGCCTTGAACGTGAACTGAAACGATAA
- the upp gene encoding uracil phosphoribosyltransferase: protein MGKVHVFNHPLIQHKLTFIRDEKTGTKDFRELVDEVATLMAFEITRDLPLEEIDLQTPVSATKGKVLSGKKLAIVPILRAGIGMVDGILKLIPAAKVGHVGLYRDPETLKPVEYYVKLPSDVEERDFILVDPMLATGGSAVEAINSLKKRGAKNIKFLCLVAAPEGVEEIKKAHDDVDIYIAALDEKLNEKGYIVPGLGDAGDRLFGTK from the coding sequence GTGGGAAAAGTACACGTATTTAACCATCCGTTAATTCAGCATAAGCTGACATTTATCCGTGATGAAAAAACAGGAACAAAGGATTTCCGTGAATTGGTGGATGAAGTGGCAACACTGATGGCATTTGAAATCACACGCGACCTGCCTTTAGAGGAAATTGATCTTCAAACACCGGTAAGTGCAACAAAAGGAAAAGTCCTATCCGGTAAAAAACTGGCGATCGTGCCAATCCTGCGAGCAGGAATCGGAATGGTTGACGGGATCCTGAAGCTGATTCCGGCAGCGAAGGTTGGACACGTGGGCCTATACCGCGATCCTGAAACATTAAAGCCTGTTGAATATTACGTCAAGCTTCCGTCTGACGTGGAAGAGCGCGATTTTATCCTGGTTGACCCAATGCTTGCAACGGGCGGATCAGCGGTTGAAGCGATCAACTCCCTGAAAAAGCGTGGAGCAAAAAACATTAAGTTCCTTTGCCTCGTTGCCGCACCTGAAGGCGTAGAGGAGATCAAAAAAGCACATGATGATGTAGACATCTACATTGCTGCCCTCGATGAAAAGCTGAATGAAAAAGGTTATATCGTACCGGGTCTTGGTGACGCCGGCGACCGTTTGTTTGGAACAAAATAA
- the atpF gene encoding F0F1 ATP synthase subunit B: MFTLDAFVLGAGGFSEGDILFQLVMFLILMALLKKFAWGPLMGIMKQREDHIAGEIEAAERSRAEAKEQLEEQRKLLKEARQDAQELIENARRQGEAQREEIITAARAESERMKEATLREIETEKDQAVAALREQVATLSVLVASKVIEKELTLEEQQKLINETIEKAGDLR; encoded by the coding sequence GTGTTCACACTTGATGCATTTGTACTTGGAGCCGGTGGCTTCAGTGAAGGAGACATCCTATTCCAATTAGTGATGTTCCTTATCCTTATGGCATTACTTAAGAAATTTGCATGGGGCCCGTTAATGGGAATCATGAAACAGCGTGAAGACCACATTGCTGGTGAGATCGAAGCGGCTGAACGCAGTCGTGCAGAAGCGAAAGAGCAGCTTGAAGAGCAGCGCAAGCTTTTAAAAGAAGCTCGTCAGGATGCACAGGAGCTTATCGAAAACGCCCGCAGACAAGGTGAAGCGCAGCGTGAAGAAATCATTACAGCAGCGCGTGCTGAGTCTGAGCGTATGAAAGAAGCAACGCTTCGCGAAATCGAAACAGAGAAAGATCAGGCAGTTGCCGCACTTCGCGAGCAGGTTGCAACCCTTTCTGTGTTGGTAGCATCTAAAGTAATTGAGAAAGAATTGACTCTTGAAGAACAGCAGAAGCTGATCAACGAGACAATTGAAAAGGCAGGGGATCTGCGATGA
- the atpB gene encoding F0F1 ATP synthase subunit A → MNHEAPLAEFLGLTFNLSNVLMVTVASVIVFLIAVLSTRTLAMKPTGMQNFMEWIMDFVRNIIKSNMDWKTGGSFHILGITLIMYVAISNFLGLPFAITYDHYLWWKSPTADPIITMTLAVMVIALTHYYGIRMKGFSEYGKDFFRPMGFLFPLKIIEEFANTLTLGLRLYGNIYAGEILLGLLAGSLATGVWGTLAAALPTLAWLGFSVFIGGIQAFIFVMLTMVYMAHKVSHDH, encoded by the coding sequence ATGAATCATGAAGCGCCATTAGCAGAATTTTTGGGGCTGACCTTTAATCTCTCCAATGTCCTGATGGTAACCGTTGCAAGTGTCATCGTATTCCTGATTGCTGTTCTGTCAACGCGTACACTCGCAATGAAGCCGACAGGCATGCAGAACTTTATGGAATGGATTATGGATTTTGTGCGGAATATCATCAAGAGTAACATGGACTGGAAAACGGGTGGAAGCTTTCACATCCTGGGGATTACTTTGATTATGTATGTTGCGATTTCGAACTTTTTAGGATTACCTTTTGCGATTACATATGATCATTATCTCTGGTGGAAGTCGCCGACAGCCGATCCAATCATCACGATGACTCTTGCTGTCATGGTAATTGCGCTTACGCACTACTATGGAATTCGCATGAAAGGCTTCAGCGAATACGGAAAAGACTTTTTCCGTCCAATGGGTTTCTTATTCCCGCTGAAGATTATTGAAGAGTTTGCAAACACGTTAACACTCGGTTTGCGTCTTTACGGTAACATCTATGCAGGTGAGATCCTTCTCGGACTCCTTGCAGGAAGTCTGGCAACAGGTGTCTGGGGTACCCTGGCAGCAGCATTGCCAACCCTTGCATGGCTTGGTTTCTCTGTCTTTATCGGTGGAATCCAGGCATTCATTTTCGTAATGTTAACGATGGTTTACATGGCGCACAAAGTGAGTCACGACCATTAA
- the atpE gene encoding F0F1 ATP synthase subunit C: MGLLAAALAVGLAALGAGIGNGLIVSKTVEGIARQPEARGMLQTTMFIGVALVEAVPIIAVVIAFIVQGQ; this comes from the coding sequence ATTGGTCTTTTAGCAGCAGCACTAGCAGTAGGATTGGCAGCACTTGGTGCCGGTATCGGTAACGGTTTGATCGTATCTAAAACAGTAGAAGGTATCGCGCGTCAACCAGAAGCACGTGGTATGCTTCAAACTACAATGTTCATCGGGGTAGCACTAGTTGAGGCCGTTCCGATCATCGCGGTAGTAATCGCGTTCATCGTACAAGGTCAATAA
- a CDS encoding low molecular weight protein arginine phosphatase, whose protein sequence is MRILFVCTGNTCRSPMAEAILKNRLEEKIEVRSAGLFAMEGGRASHNAQQVMDEQGLSHDHRSHTVNQSDVHWADYVFAMTSAHKAMLMDQYPFAADRIFTLKEFASGMGLDISDPYGGSVDMYRQTFREINHLMDGMLANLQKQSQQ, encoded by the coding sequence ATGAGGATCCTATTTGTATGCACAGGAAATACGTGCAGGAGTCCTATGGCAGAAGCGATTTTGAAAAATCGTCTTGAAGAGAAAATAGAAGTCCGGTCAGCCGGATTATTTGCGATGGAGGGCGGAAGAGCTTCTCATAACGCGCAACAGGTAATGGATGAGCAGGGACTTTCCCATGATCACCGTTCTCATACCGTGAACCAGAGTGATGTACACTGGGCGGATTACGTGTTTGCCATGACAAGCGCTCACAAAGCGATGCTGATGGATCAATATCCGTTTGCAGCAGATCGTATCTTCACCTTAAAGGAATTTGCGTCAGGAATGGGGCTGGATATTTCAGACCCTTATGGCGGTTCAGTTGATATGTACAGACAGACGTTCAGAGAAATTAATCACTTAATGGATGGCATGCTGGCGAATCTTCAAAAGCAGAGCCAGCAATAA
- a CDS encoding nucleotidyltransferase substrate binding protein gives MDVNHRKLLNSLNNLKLAVTRLEEALSEDATNPLIVDGTIQRFEFTIELFWKTLKRALQSEGIETKTPKEALKEAYQAGWLNDESAWLQMLKDRNETSHTYNEELAREILAHIHQYFPEMKRVSEFVLNKYQEGSS, from the coding sequence ATGGACGTTAATCATCGTAAGTTATTAAACAGCCTGAATAATCTTAAGCTGGCCGTCACAAGACTCGAAGAAGCTTTATCAGAAGATGCAACGAATCCACTTATTGTAGATGGAACGATACAACGGTTTGAATTTACCATTGAACTTTTTTGGAAGACGTTAAAAAGGGCTCTTCAATCAGAGGGGATAGAGACTAAAACACCTAAAGAAGCTTTAAAAGAAGCATATCAAGCGGGATGGTTAAATGACGAGAGCGCGTGGCTTCAAATGCTGAAGGACCGGAATGAAACGTCACATACGTATAATGAGGAATTAGCCCGTGAAATACTTGCACACATTCATCAGTATTTTCCTGAAATGAAAAGGGTAAGTGAGTTTGTTTTGAATAAATATCAGGAGGGGTCAAGTTGA
- a CDS encoding serine hydroxymethyltransferase yields MNKIQQQDQALFEAMQNELKRQRTKIELIASENFVSEAVMEAQGSVLTNKYAEGYPGRRYYGGCEYVDVAENLARDRAKEIFGAEHANVQPHSGAQANMAVYFTILEPGDTVLGMNLSHGGHLTHGSPVNFSGELYNFVDYGVSEKDERIDYEDVRQKALEHKPKLIVAGASAYSRTIDFAKFREIADEVGAYLMVDMAHIAGLVATGAHPSPVPHADFVTTTTHKTLRGPRGGMILCREEFAKKIDKSIFPGVQGGPLMHVIAAKAVAFGEALKPDFKEYIDQVVKNAQAMAEAFKNQGIDIVSDGTDNHLVLVNLRSLNLTGKVAEKVLDDIGITVNKNTIPFDPESPFVTSGIRIGTPAVTSRGFKEAEMVEIAELIADVLKNHEDEAKLKEAADKVEAITSRFELYV; encoded by the coding sequence ATGAATAAGATTCAACAGCAGGATCAGGCATTGTTTGAAGCAATGCAGAATGAACTGAAACGTCAGCGTACGAAAATTGAGCTGATCGCATCAGAGAATTTTGTAAGTGAAGCAGTCATGGAAGCGCAAGGATCTGTATTAACGAATAAATACGCTGAAGGTTATCCGGGCCGCCGCTACTATGGCGGATGTGAGTATGTGGATGTTGCTGAAAATCTGGCACGCGACCGCGCGAAAGAGATTTTTGGTGCAGAGCACGCGAACGTGCAGCCTCATTCAGGTGCACAGGCCAACATGGCGGTTTATTTCACGATTCTTGAGCCTGGAGATACAGTGCTTGGCATGAATCTGTCTCATGGAGGTCATTTAACGCACGGAAGCCCTGTTAACTTCAGTGGGGAACTATATAATTTTGTCGATTACGGCGTTTCTGAAAAAGACGAGCGTATTGATTATGAAGATGTGCGCCAGAAAGCACTTGAGCATAAGCCGAAGCTGATTGTGGCTGGTGCGAGTGCCTACTCACGCACAATTGATTTCGCGAAATTCCGCGAGATTGCTGATGAGGTTGGTGCCTACTTAATGGTTGATATGGCCCATATTGCAGGTCTTGTTGCAACAGGTGCTCATCCAAGCCCTGTGCCGCATGCAGACTTCGTGACAACGACAACACACAAAACACTTCGTGGACCACGTGGCGGAATGATTCTTTGCAGAGAAGAATTTGCGAAAAAGATTGATAAATCTATTTTCCCTGGCGTTCAGGGTGGCCCGCTTATGCATGTGATTGCAGCGAAAGCGGTAGCCTTTGGTGAAGCGCTGAAGCCTGACTTTAAAGAATATATTGATCAGGTTGTCAAAAATGCACAGGCGATGGCTGAAGCATTTAAAAATCAGGGGATTGATATCGTATCTGACGGAACGGACAATCACCTCGTTCTTGTAAACCTACGCTCTCTGAATCTTACGGGTAAAGTGGCTGAGAAGGTACTTGATGATATCGGCATCACTGTAAACAAAAACACGATTCCTTTCGATCCGGAAAGTCCGTTTGTCACAAGCGGTATCCGTATCGGAACACCAGCTGTTACATCACGCGGATTTAAAGAAGCGGAAATGGTTGAAATTGCCGAGCTCATTGCAGACGTGCTAAAGAACCATGAAGATGAAGCGAAGCTGAAGGAAGCAGCGGACAAAGTAGAAGCGATCACAAGTCGTTTTGAACTATACGTTTAA
- the wecB gene encoding non-hydrolyzing UDP-N-acetylglucosamine 2-epimerase, with the protein MSKRIKVMTIFGTRPEAIKMAPLVLELKKQSDKFEPIVTVTAQHRQMLDQVLEIFGITPDYDLNIMKDRQTLSGITTRALEGLEKVMQETKPDIVLVHGDTTTTFVASLAAFYNQIAVGHVEAGLRTWNKYSPYPEEMNRQLTGVMADLHFAPTDQSAQNLLNENKKEETIFVTGNTAIDALSTTVDENYTSDILDGLGNDRLILVTAHRRENLGEPMKNMFRAIKRVVDEQKDVQVVYPVHLNPAVREIAQDILGGDDRIHLIEPLDVIDFHNFASKAHLILTDSGGVQEEAPSLGVPVLVLRDTTERPEGIKAGTLKLAGIEEKQIYSMATELLTDEAAYKAMAQASNPYGDGKASERIADAIRYYFKETDERPETFKVL; encoded by the coding sequence ATGTCGAAACGAATTAAAGTCATGACGATTTTTGGTACGCGTCCTGAGGCCATCAAAATGGCTCCGCTGGTTTTGGAATTAAAAAAGCAGTCCGATAAATTTGAGCCGATTGTAACGGTGACAGCACAGCACAGACAAATGCTGGATCAGGTACTTGAGATATTTGGAATAACACCGGACTATGACCTGAACATTATGAAAGATCGCCAGACATTGTCAGGCATTACAACACGTGCGCTCGAAGGTCTTGAAAAAGTGATGCAGGAAACAAAACCTGATATCGTTCTTGTTCACGGTGATACAACGACCACATTTGTAGCGAGCCTTGCTGCATTTTACAACCAGATTGCAGTCGGCCACGTGGAAGCGGGTCTTCGCACGTGGAATAAATACTCGCCTTACCCTGAAGAGATGAACCGTCAGCTCACTGGTGTCATGGCGGACCTTCATTTTGCGCCGACAGATCAATCAGCGCAAAACCTCTTAAACGAAAACAAAAAAGAGGAAACGATTTTTGTTACAGGAAATACAGCGATCGACGCACTTTCTACGACAGTAGATGAAAATTACACAAGTGACATCCTTGACGGGTTAGGCAATGACCGACTGATTCTTGTGACGGCTCACCGTCGTGAAAATCTCGGTGAACCGATGAAAAACATGTTCCGCGCGATTAAACGGGTAGTAGATGAGCAAAAAGACGTTCAAGTCGTTTATCCTGTCCACCTGAACCCTGCCGTTCGGGAAATTGCGCAGGACATTCTTGGCGGAGATGACCGTATTCACCTGATCGAGCCGCTTGATGTCATCGATTTCCACAACTTTGCATCAAAAGCACACCTGATCCTGACCGATTCAGGTGGTGTGCAGGAAGAAGCGCCTTCACTTGGTGTACCTGTACTTGTTCTTCGTGATACAACCGAGCGTCCGGAAGGAATTAAAGCCGGAACTCTGAAGCTTGCCGGAATTGAAGAAAAACAGATTTATTCAATGGCAACTGAACTGCTGACTGATGAAGCAGCATACAAAGCAATGGCTCAGGCGTCAAATCCTTATGGTGATGGCAAAGCATCCGAGAGAATTGCAGATGCGATCCGTTATTATTTCAAGGAAACGGACGAGCGCCCAGAGACGTTTAAAGTGTTGTAA
- a CDS encoding LacI family DNA-binding transcriptional regulator, protein MATLKDIATRAGVSLATVSRVLNDDVSLSVTTETRDRVMTIAKEMNYQGVRRKATVKKSKTLRVGLVYWYSEEQELEDPYYLSVRLGVERACVDRSINLVKLYKNQDTFRVRNDAALDGIIAVGKFSVEDLDEFKKWTDKLVLVDFTPSDQVDSVVVDFRKAMIDVLRHLIDLGHERIGYIGGHEYVHGDELIKDEREVTFYEYLSLYHTFDPAFIWTGKFTAEDGYAMMKEALKLKNGPSAFIMGSDSMAIGAMRALHEKGVRVPEQVSIVGFNDIEMSRYLQPSLTTIQVHTEYMGEAAIDLLLEQINLKRTIAKKVVLPTSLLVRESSGPYTG, encoded by the coding sequence ATGGCAACATTAAAAGATATTGCAACAAGAGCGGGTGTTTCGCTCGCAACCGTTTCCCGTGTACTGAATGACGATGTCAGTCTGTCTGTTACGACAGAAACAAGGGATCGCGTCATGACGATTGCAAAGGAAATGAATTACCAGGGAGTCAGGCGAAAAGCAACCGTGAAAAAATCCAAAACATTGCGGGTGGGGCTTGTCTACTGGTACTCAGAGGAGCAGGAGTTAGAGGATCCTTATTATCTTTCTGTGCGGCTGGGCGTTGAACGCGCCTGTGTGGATAGGAGCATCAACCTTGTCAAATTGTATAAAAATCAGGACACATTCCGGGTCCGCAATGATGCTGCACTTGACGGAATCATTGCAGTCGGGAAATTCAGTGTGGAAGATCTGGATGAATTTAAAAAATGGACAGACAAGCTCGTACTCGTCGATTTCACACCATCTGACCAGGTAGACTCCGTTGTCGTTGACTTCAGAAAAGCGATGATTGATGTACTGCGTCACCTCATTGATCTCGGGCACGAGCGTATCGGCTACATCGGTGGACATGAATATGTGCACGGCGACGAACTGATCAAGGATGAGCGTGAAGTGACATTCTATGAATACCTGTCTCTTTATCATACGTTTGATCCTGCCTTTATCTGGACCGGGAAGTTCACCGCTGAAGACGGCTATGCCATGATGAAGGAAGCGCTGAAGCTTAAGAATGGTCCCTCGGCATTTATCATGGGAAGTGACTCGATGGCCATCGGTGCCATGCGTGCCCTTCATGAAAAAGGGGTCCGCGTACCTGAACAGGTCTCCATCGTCGGCTTCAATGATATCGAAATGTCCCGCTATCTGCAGCCATCCCTGACCACCATTCAGGTCCATACAGAATACATGGGAGAAGCAGCGATTGATCTGCTGCTCGAACAAATCAATCTGAAGCGGACCATTGCCAAAAAAGTCGTGCTGCCAACATCACTGTTAGTGCGTGAAAGCAGCGGACCGTATACAGGATAG
- a CDS encoding TIGR01440 family protein: MNQELLEILNEYQEQSSLKKGQLFVIGCSTSEVIGQKIGTSGTDEVAADLFDGFKTFSEQTGIHLAFQGCEHINRALIMEREAAEKYGFDEVTVVPVRKAGGAMASYAYRHFKDPVAVERIQAHGGIDIGDTLIGMHLKPVAVPVRVSTKTLGEAHITLARTRPKLIGGARAVYELE, encoded by the coding sequence ATGAACCAGGAATTGCTGGAAATTTTGAATGAATATCAGGAACAGTCTTCTTTGAAAAAAGGTCAGCTTTTTGTTATTGGCTGCTCTACATCTGAAGTGATCGGGCAGAAGATTGGAACTTCGGGGACAGATGAAGTGGCAGCTGATTTGTTTGATGGGTTCAAAACCTTTTCTGAACAGACTGGCATTCATCTGGCGTTTCAGGGCTGCGAGCATATTAACCGTGCGCTGATCATGGAGCGGGAAGCAGCGGAAAAGTATGGCTTCGATGAAGTGACAGTCGTTCCTGTCCGTAAAGCCGGGGGTGCGATGGCTTCCTACGCTTACCGTCATTTTAAAGATCCTGTAGCCGTTGAACGTATTCAGGCACATGGCGGAATCGATATCGGGGATACGCTCATTGGCATGCATTTAAAACCGGTCGCCGTCCCTGTCCGTGTCAGTACCAAAACACTCGGTGAAGCACACATCACACTCGCCCGCACCCGCCCGAAGCTGATCGGCGGAGCGAGAGCAGTATATGAGCTTGAATAA
- the rpiB gene encoding ribose 5-phosphate isomerase B — MKVALASDHGGINLRKEIADLLTEMEIPFEDFGCDCEGSVDYPDYALPVAKKVASGEFDRGILICGTGIGMSIAANKVKGIRCALVHDTFSAKATRGHNDSNMLAMGERVVGPGLARDIARIWLSEEYEGGRHANRVGKITEFEAQES; from the coding sequence ATGAAGGTAGCATTGGCATCAGATCACGGCGGAATTAATTTACGAAAAGAAATCGCTGATTTATTAACGGAAATGGAAATCCCATTCGAGGACTTCGGGTGTGACTGTGAAGGGTCTGTCGATTATCCTGACTATGCACTGCCTGTCGCAAAAAAAGTCGCGTCAGGTGAATTTGACCGCGGTATTCTGATTTGCGGGACAGGTATTGGCATGAGTATTGCAGCGAATAAAGTAAAGGGAATCCGCTGTGCGCTTGTTCATGATACGTTCAGTGCAAAAGCGACGCGCGGGCACAACGATTCCAACATGCTTGCGATGGGTGAACGTGTCGTTGGACCAGGACTTGCACGTGATATTGCAAGAATCTGGCTGTCTGAAGAATATGAAGGCGGACGTCACGCTAATCGTGTAGGCAAAATTACTGAGTTTGAAGCGCAGGAATCTTAA
- a CDS encoding AtpZ/AtpI family protein translates to MRQSRRPFHAMALYSAILSQLTGSILVGIFGGRWLDRQWNSEPLFLIIGLLLGLAAGIYAMLRTVNHFDSGE, encoded by the coding sequence ATGCGTCAGTCAAGACGTCCGTTCCATGCGATGGCTTTATACTCAGCCATTCTGTCACAATTAACTGGTTCCATTCTTGTCGGTATTTTCGGCGGAAGATGGCTTGATCGCCAATGGAATTCAGAACCGCTGTTTTTGATCATCGGTCTTCTCCTGGGATTAGCTGCAGGAATTTACGCGATGCTTCGCACAGTGAATCATTTCGACTCAGGAGAGTAG
- a CDS encoding nucleotidyltransferase domain-containing protein, translating into MIPVNLKNNLIDIVAAYPDVKRLLLFGSRAHGDYQERSDVDLALEAPGLSNDSWLLLCQEIEELETLLKIDLLRLDAAPEKLLHDVQRCHKVLFERTGEETNLTF; encoded by the coding sequence TTGATTCCTGTTAATCTTAAAAATAACCTGATTGACATTGTTGCTGCCTATCCGGACGTTAAAAGACTTTTATTATTTGGTTCAAGAGCACATGGGGATTATCAAGAAAGATCAGATGTTGATTTAGCGCTTGAAGCGCCTGGACTATCAAATGATTCGTGGCTGTTGTTATGCCAGGAGATAGAAGAGCTTGAAACATTGTTGAAAATAGACCTTTTAAGATTGGATGCAGCTCCTGAAAAACTCCTTCATGATGTTCAGCGATGCCATAAGGTTTTATTTGAACGGACAGGAGAAGAAACTAATTTGACGTTTTAG
- a CDS encoding ATP synthase subunit I: protein MPDIRKHFLRYTRYIIYLLSIFVLCWGFTPFPDVFLGLILGTSFSLFNLWLMKNRMERFDRALDEGKKVRSLGTLSRMASAGAAVLIALEFPELIHLISTVIGLMMVYIVIMIDYFWQQLLHKKREER, encoded by the coding sequence ATGCCTGACATTAGAAAGCACTTCTTGCGATACACCAGGTACATAATATACTTGTTATCGATTTTTGTCCTTTGCTGGGGATTTACACCCTTCCCGGATGTTTTTCTCGGTCTGATACTGGGAACTTCTTTCAGCCTTTTTAATCTATGGCTGATGAAGAACAGAATGGAAAGGTTCGACCGCGCATTGGATGAAGGAAAGAAAGTGCGTTCGCTTGGAACTTTGTCCCGTATGGCTTCAGCAGGAGCTGCAGTGCTGATTGCGCTGGAATTTCCGGAACTCATTCATTTGATTTCCACTGTAATTGGATTAATGATGGTGTACATCGTCATTATGATAGATTATTTTTGGCAACAACTCTTACATAAGAAGCGGGAAGAGAGGTGA